A region from the Hyalangium gracile genome encodes:
- a CDS encoding DUF5916 domain-containing protein — MLRRGLGLGLLLCAMTAEAAVEGPGRNQFIQAAPAHGKVHIDGKLNEEAWFQAPVFDAFVQRFPTAGAIPSERTELRVLYDSDFVYFGIVSRDSKPELIDRRLGRRDTSLTTDMVQLIIDSTHDHRTAYSFSLSAGGVHGDGLFYDDRNYTVDWDGVWDGATSSLPDGWVAEFAIPLSVLRFPASEVQTWGFSVRRQIARLNEEIESVDNPRTSNANVSRLGHLTGLKGLKPQRAVELVPYLATRGILRPQFSDESVPRPRLVDPTLDVGLDMRAALTSELALTATFNPDFGQVEADQLILNLSTFEAFFPEKRPFFTQGLELFQAVGSSTGQVPQSLFYSRRIGLETPILGAAKLTGTVAKGVEVGLLDALVTGPWLEQDEEHPDRHWRMYSSRPLHVGPNSSLPTNPQPPTNFLAAVARGSVGENSRIGATFTSATPLARRCTPEEAALDEDDQPAECLARGGLAAAADFDLATSNGEYGVLGQVDGSRTVGGLPERLLPDGTVLRPGTTGYGGYLRAGKFGGEGFRWDVAYDFSSPTLDLNATGYQRTQNEHSAQGWLGYQRPNGIGPLRGLSVNLGGGSSLTSDGRGINRGSWMNFNSTLTLPSFDSVGLEAGTNVGGYDIRELDDTGVPLQREVSTFAALFWETNGNRTLSLKGFLALGHHDRGPAPGAWGWGGNLALSLRPHPALETRLEVTTDRTEFAPRFVDRLGDFRFLLGNLQSNYLSFTLRQQWVLRPHLTLQGYAQLFTDYGVYGPFFEAESDAARSPIRFSAMRPTEGGPGDNFYDVALNLNVVLRWEYRLGSTLFFVYTRSQQGLPTPEDVTAPATLLPRRMFSGPATDAVLLKWSYYWTA; from the coding sequence ATGCTGCGTCGGGGGCTGGGGCTGGGGCTGCTGCTGTGCGCCATGACGGCGGAGGCAGCCGTGGAAGGCCCCGGCCGCAACCAGTTCATCCAGGCAGCGCCCGCCCACGGAAAAGTCCACATCGACGGCAAGCTGAACGAGGAGGCCTGGTTCCAGGCTCCCGTCTTCGACGCCTTCGTGCAGCGCTTCCCCACCGCCGGAGCCATCCCCAGCGAGCGCACCGAGCTGCGCGTCCTCTACGACTCGGACTTCGTCTACTTCGGCATCGTCTCTCGGGACTCGAAGCCGGAGCTCATCGACCGGCGCCTGGGCCGCCGGGACACCTCGCTCACCACGGACATGGTGCAGCTCATCATCGACTCCACGCACGACCACCGCACCGCGTACTCCTTCTCCCTGAGCGCGGGCGGCGTGCACGGCGATGGGCTCTTCTACGACGACCGCAACTACACCGTGGACTGGGACGGGGTGTGGGACGGCGCCACGAGCAGCCTGCCGGACGGGTGGGTGGCGGAGTTCGCCATCCCCCTGTCCGTGCTGCGCTTCCCCGCGTCGGAGGTGCAGACGTGGGGCTTCTCCGTGCGCCGGCAGATCGCCCGGCTCAACGAGGAGATTGAATCCGTGGACAACCCGCGCACCAGCAACGCGAACGTGTCACGGCTGGGCCACCTCACGGGCCTGAAGGGGCTCAAGCCCCAGCGCGCGGTGGAGCTGGTGCCATACCTGGCCACGCGCGGCATCCTCCGGCCGCAGTTCTCGGACGAGTCCGTGCCCCGCCCGCGCCTCGTCGATCCGACGTTGGATGTGGGGCTGGACATGAGGGCGGCGCTCACCAGCGAGCTGGCGCTCACCGCCACCTTCAACCCGGACTTCGGCCAGGTGGAGGCGGACCAGCTCATCCTCAACCTGTCCACCTTCGAGGCCTTCTTCCCGGAGAAGCGCCCCTTCTTCACCCAGGGCCTGGAGCTGTTCCAGGCGGTGGGCAGCTCGACGGGACAGGTGCCGCAGTCGCTCTTCTACTCGCGGCGCATCGGCCTGGAGACGCCCATCCTCGGCGCGGCGAAGCTGACGGGCACGGTGGCCAAGGGCGTGGAGGTGGGGCTGCTGGATGCGCTCGTCACCGGGCCGTGGCTGGAGCAGGACGAGGAGCACCCGGACCGGCACTGGCGGATGTACTCCTCCCGGCCGCTGCACGTGGGCCCCAACAGCTCGCTGCCCACCAACCCGCAGCCTCCCACCAACTTCCTGGCCGCGGTGGCGCGAGGCTCGGTGGGGGAGAACTCGCGCATCGGCGCCACCTTCACCTCGGCCACGCCCCTGGCGCGCAGGTGCACGCCAGAGGAGGCCGCGCTGGACGAGGACGATCAGCCCGCGGAGTGTCTGGCCCGCGGAGGCCTGGCGGCGGCGGCGGACTTCGACCTGGCCACCTCCAACGGCGAGTACGGCGTGCTGGGGCAGGTGGACGGCAGCCGCACCGTGGGAGGGCTCCCGGAGCGCCTCCTCCCGGACGGGACGGTGCTGCGCCCGGGCACCACCGGCTATGGCGGCTACCTGCGCGCGGGGAAGTTCGGCGGCGAGGGCTTCCGCTGGGACGTGGCCTACGACTTCTCCTCTCCCACGCTGGATTTGAACGCCACCGGCTACCAGCGCACGCAGAACGAGCACTCGGCGCAAGGCTGGCTGGGCTACCAGCGCCCCAACGGCATCGGCCCGCTCCGGGGGCTCTCCGTCAACCTCGGGGGCGGCTCGAGCCTGACGTCGGACGGACGAGGCATCAACCGGGGAAGCTGGATGAACTTCAACTCCACCCTGACGCTCCCCAGCTTCGACTCGGTCGGCCTGGAGGCTGGCACGAACGTGGGCGGCTACGACATCCGCGAGCTGGACGACACCGGCGTGCCGCTGCAGCGCGAGGTGTCCACCTTCGCCGCGCTCTTCTGGGAGACGAATGGCAACCGGACGCTCTCCCTCAAAGGCTTCCTCGCCCTGGGCCACCACGACCGGGGCCCGGCACCGGGCGCCTGGGGCTGGGGTGGGAACCTGGCCCTCTCGCTGCGGCCCCACCCCGCGCTGGAGACGCGGCTGGAGGTGACGACGGACCGCACCGAGTTCGCCCCGCGCTTCGTGGATCGGCTGGGGGACTTCCGCTTCCTGCTGGGCAACCTGCAGTCCAACTACCTCTCCTTCACCCTGCGCCAGCAGTGGGTGCTGCGCCCGCACCTCACGCTGCAGGGCTATGCCCAGCTCTTCACCGACTACGGCGTCTACGGCCCCTTCTTCGAGGCCGAGTCCGACGCGGCGCGCAGCCCCATCCGCTTCTCCGCGATGCGGCCCACCGAGGGCGGCCCGGGGGACAACTTCTACGACGTGGCGCTCAACCTCAACGTGGTGCTGCGCTGGGAGTACCGGCTGGGCTCCACCCTCTTCTTCGTCTACACGCGCTCGCAGCAGGGCCTGCCCACCCCGGAGGACGTGACGGCGCCGGCCACGCTGCTGCCTCGGCGCATGTTCTCCGGCC